The proteins below come from a single Drosophila suzukii chromosome X, CBGP_Dsuzu_IsoJpt1.0, whole genome shotgun sequence genomic window:
- the PpV gene encoding serine/threonine-protein phosphatase 6 catalytic subunit: MDLDKWIENVRECKYLPENELKKLCEMVCDILLEETNILPVSTPVTVCGDIHGQFYDLEQLFRTGGQVPDTNYIFMGDFVDRGYYSLETFTRLLTLKARYPSRITLLRGNHETRQITKVYGFFDECFSKYGNANGWKYCCKVFDLLTIAAIIDEEVLCVHGGLSPEIITLDQIRTIERNGEIPYKGAFCDLVWSDPEDMEYWGQSPRGAGWLFGHNVTKDFMAINNLDLICRAHQLVNEGIKYMFEGKLVTVWSAPNYCYRCGNVAAILSFETAQQRQTKIFLAVPDAERVIPKQNTTPYFL, from the exons ATGGATCTGGACAAGTGGATAGAGAACGTGAGGGAGTGCAAGTACCTGCCGGAGAACGAGCTGAAGAAGCTCTGCGAGATGGTGTGCGACATCCTGCTGGAGGAGACTAACATCCTGCCCGTGAGCACGCCCGTCACCGTCTGCGGGGACATCCATGGCCAG TTCTACGACCTGGAGCAGCTGTTCCGCACGGGCGGCCAGGTGCCCGACACCAACTACATATTCATGGGCGACTTCGTCGACCGGGGCTACTACTCGCTGGAGACCTTCACACGACTGCTGACCCTGAAGGCCCGCTACCCCAGTCGGATCACCCTGCTGCGCGGCAACCACGAGACGCGGCAGATCACCAAGGTCTACGGGTTCTTCGACGAGTGCTTTAGCAAGTACGGCAATGCCAATGGGTGGAAGTACTGCTGCAAGGTCTTCGATCTGCTCACCATTGCCGCT ATCATCGACGAGGAGGTGCTGTGCGTGCACGGCGGCCTAAGTCCCGAGATCATCACCCTGGACCAGATCCGGACGATCGAACGGAACGGCGAGATACCGTACAAGGGCGCATTCTGTGACCTGGTGTGGTCCGACCCCGAGGACATGGAGTACTGGGGCCAGAGTCCACGTGGCGCGGGCTGGCTGTTCGGGCACAACGTGACCAAGGACTTCATGGCGATCAACAACCTGGACCTCATCTGCCGGGCGCACCAGCTGGTCAACGAGGGCATCAAGTACATGTTCGAGGGCAAGCTGGTGACCGTGTGGTCGGCACCGAACTACTGCTACCGCTGCGGGAACGTGGCGGCGATCCTCAGCTTCGAGACGGCCCAGCAGAGGCAGACGAAGATCTTCCTGGCGGTGCCCGACGCGGAGCGCGTGATACCCAAGCAGAACACCACGCCCTACTTCCTCTAA
- the Marf gene encoding transmembrane GTPase Marf isoform X3 has translation MAAYLNRTISLVTGQTGPAADDDRHSSSTDTVDKSSPGSPLSRLNSTLQPSGSTTAANLLTESRLYQSNDKSPLQIFVRAKKKINDIYGEIEEYVHETTTFINALHAEAEIVDKAERELFESYVYKVAAIREVLQRDHMKVAFFGRTSNGKSSVINAMLREKILPSGIGHTTNCFCQVEGSNGGEAYLMKEGSDEKLNVVNIKQLANALCQEKLCESSLVRIFWPRERCSLLRDDVVFVDSPGVDVSANLDDWIDNHCLNADVFVLVLNAESTMTRAEKQFFHTVSQKLSKPNIFILNNRWDASANEPECQESELAKVKSQHTERCIDFLTKELKVSNEKEAAERVFFVSARETLQARIEEAKGNPPHMGAIAEGFQMRYFEFQDFERKFEECISQSAVKTKFQQHSSRGKSVSGDMKSMLDNIYERITIFRNLKQDQKNMLTERIQGTETQMMQVTREMKMKIHNMVEEVEEKVSKALNEEIWRLGVLIDEFNMPFHPERLVLNIYKKELNAHVESGLGSNLRARLSMALAMNVESAQTEMTDRMHALVPNEQLLATSTKMVVRTQPFEMLYSLNCQNLCADFQEDLEFKFSWGIAAMIQRFTGKVRERSKKGQPALVNRQSSIGHSVSTPATTPVEATPVCLLPAPVVAGITPEQLSLISRFAVSSIGSQGTVGGLVVAGIMLKTIGWRVLVGVGALYGCIYLYERLSWTNSAKERTFKGQYVRHATKKLKMIVDLTSANCSHQVQQELSSTFARLCRTVDTATTDMNDELKTLDSQLNILEANQKQLKLLRNKANYIQNELDIFEHNYISPQ, from the exons ATGGCGGCCTACCTGAACCGCACCATCTCGCTGGTGACCGGGCAAACGGGCCCCGCCGCCGACGACGACCGCCACTCCTCGTCGACGGACACGGTGGACAAATCCTCGCCCGGATCCCCCCTGTCCCGGCTCAACTCGACGTTGCAACCGTCGGGCTCCACGACGGCCGCCAACTTGCTAACCGAATCGCGGCTCTATCAATCCAACGACAAATCGCCGCTCCAGATCTTCGTGCGTGCGAAGAAGAAGATCAACGACATCTACGGGGAGATCGAGGAGTACGTTCATGAGACGACCACGTTCATCAACG CCTTGCATGCGGAGGCAGAGATCGTGGACAAGGCGGAGCGGGAGCTGTTCGAGAGCTATGTGTACAAGGTGGCCGCCATTCGCGAGGTCCTGCAGCGGGATCACATGAAGGTGGCCTTTTTCGGGCGCACCTCTAACGGCAAGAGCTCGGTGATCAACGCCATGCTGCGCGAGAAGATCCTGCCCAGCGGCATTGGGCACACCACCAACTGCTTCTGCCAAGTGGAGGGCAGCAATGGCGGCGAGGCGTACCTGATGAAGGAGGGATCCGATGAGAAGCTCAATGTGGTG AACATCAAACAACTGGCGAACGCTCTGTGCCAGGAGAAGCTCTGTGAGAGCAGCCTGGTGCGCATCTTTTGGCCCAGGGAACGCTGCAGTCTGCTGCGCGACGATGTCGTGTTTGTGGACTCGCCTGGCGTGGATGTGTCTGCCAATCTGGACGACTGGATCGACAACCATTGTCTCAACGCCGACGTCTTTGTGCTGGTCCTGAATGCCGAGTCCACGATGACGCGCGCGGAGAAGCAGTTCTTTCACACCGTCTCCCAGAAGCTGAGCAAGCCGAACATCTTCATCCTCAACAATCGCTGGGATGCCTCGGCCAACGAGCCCGAGTGCCAGGAGTCG GAACTGGCCAAG GTTAAGTCCCAGCACACGGAGCGCTGCATCGATTTCCTCACCAAAGAGCTGAAGGTGAGCAACGAGAAGGAGGCCGCCGAGAGGGTGTTCTTCGTTTCCGCCCGTGAAACGCTGCAGGCGCGCATCGAGGAGGCCAAGGGCAATCCACCGCATATGGGTGCCATTGCCGAGGGATTCCAGATGCGATACTTTGAGTTCCAGGACTTTGAGCGCAAGTTCGAGGAGTGCATCTCGCAGAGTGCCGTGAAAACCAAGTTCCAGCAGCACAGTTCGCGGGGAAAGAGCGTCTCGGGAGACATGAAGTCGATGCTGGACAACATCTACGAGCGGATCACCATATTCCGTAATCTGAAGCAGGACCAAAAGAACATGCTCACCGAACGCATCCAGGGCACCGAGACGCAAATGATGCAGGTCACCagggaaatgaaaatgaagaTCCACAACATGGTCGAGGAAGTGGAGGAGAAGGTATCGAAGGCCCTCAACGAGGAGATCTGGCGCCTGGGCGTTCTCATTGACGAGTTCAACATGCCCTTCCATCCGGAGCGTCTGGTTCTCAATATCTACAAGAAGGAGCTCAACGCGCATGTAGAGAGCGGCCTGGGCAGCAATCTGCGTGCCCGCCTCTCCATGGCGCTGGCCATGAATGTGGAGTCCGCCCAGACGGAGATGACCGACCGGATGCACGCCCTGGTGCCCAACGAACAGCTCCTGGCCACCAGCACCAAGATGGTGGTGCGCACGCAGCCCTTCGAGATGCTGTACTCGCTGAACTGCCAGAACCTCTGCGCCGACTTTCAGGAGGATCTGGAGTTCAAGTTCAGCTGGGGCATTGCGGCGATGATCCAGCGGTTCACCGGCAAGGTGCGTGAGCGCAGCAAGAAGGGTCAGCCGGCGCTGGTCAACCGACAGAGCAGTATTGGA CACAGCGTATCGACGCCCGCCACCACGCCCGTGGAGGCCACTCCCGTGTGCCTGCTGCCCGCTCCCGTTGTGGCCGGCATTACGCCCGAACAGCTGTCGCTGATCTCCCGCTTCGCGGTGTCCTCTATCGGTTCGCAGGGCACCGTGGGCGGCCTCGTCGTCGCCGGCATC ATGCTGAAAACGATCGGCTGGCGCGTCCTGGTGGGCGTGGGCGCCCTCTACGGCTGCATCTACCTGTACGAGCGCCTCTCGTGGACCAACTCGGCCAAGGAGCGCACCTTCAAGGGGCAGTATGTGCGCCATGCCACCAAGAAGCTCAAGATGATCGTCGACCTCACCTCGGCCAACTGCAGCCACCAGGTGCAGCA GGAGCTGTCGAGCACCTTCGCCCGCTTGTGCCGCACCGTTGACACCGCCACCACGGACATGAACGACGAGCTCAAGACACTGGACTCGCAGCTCAACATCCTGGAGGCGAACCAGAAGCAACTGAAGCTGCTCCGCAACAAGGCCAACTACATACAGAACGAGCTGGACATCTTCGAGCATAACTATATATCGCCGCAGTAG
- the Marf gene encoding transmembrane GTPase Marf isoform X1, giving the protein MAAYLNRTISLVTGQTGPAADDDRHSSSTDTVDKSSPGSPLSRLNSTLQPSGSTTAANLLTESRLYQSNDKSPLQIFVRAKKKINDIYGEIEEYVHETTTFINALHAEAEIVDKAERELFESYVYKVAAIREVLQRDHMKVAFFGRTSNGKSSVINAMLREKILPSGIGHTTNCFCQVEGSNGGEAYLMKEGSDEKLNVVNIKQLANALCQEKLCESSLVRIFWPRERCSLLRDDVVFVDSPGVDVSANLDDWIDNHCLNADVFVLVLNAESTMTRAEKQFFHTVSQKLSKPNIFILNNRWDASANEPECQESELAKVKSQHTERCIDFLTKELKVSNEKEAAERVFFVSARETLQARIEEAKGNPPHMGAIAEGFQMRYFEFQDFERKFEECISQSAVKTKFQQHSSRGKSVSGDMKSMLDNIYERITIFRNLKQDQKNMLTERIQGTETQMMQVTREMKMKIHNMVEEVEEKVSKALNEEIWRLGVLIDEFNMPFHPERLVLNIYKKELNAHVESGLGSNLRARLSMALAMNVESAQTEMTDRMHALVPNEQLLATSTKMVVRTQPFEMLYSLNCQNLCADFQEDLEFKFSWGIAAMIQRFTGKVRERSKKGQPALVNRQSSIGHSVSTPATTPVEATPVCLLPAPVVAGITPEQLSLISRFAVSSIGSQGTVGGLVVAGIVLLNSYVLNTHHLQMLKTIGWRVLVGVGALYGCIYLYERLSWTNSAKERTFKGQYVRHATKKLKMIVDLTSANCSHQVQQELSSTFARLCRTVDTATTDMNDELKTLDSQLNILEANQKQLKLLRNKANYIQNELDIFEHNYISPQ; this is encoded by the exons ATGGCGGCCTACCTGAACCGCACCATCTCGCTGGTGACCGGGCAAACGGGCCCCGCCGCCGACGACGACCGCCACTCCTCGTCGACGGACACGGTGGACAAATCCTCGCCCGGATCCCCCCTGTCCCGGCTCAACTCGACGTTGCAACCGTCGGGCTCCACGACGGCCGCCAACTTGCTAACCGAATCGCGGCTCTATCAATCCAACGACAAATCGCCGCTCCAGATCTTCGTGCGTGCGAAGAAGAAGATCAACGACATCTACGGGGAGATCGAGGAGTACGTTCATGAGACGACCACGTTCATCAACG CCTTGCATGCGGAGGCAGAGATCGTGGACAAGGCGGAGCGGGAGCTGTTCGAGAGCTATGTGTACAAGGTGGCCGCCATTCGCGAGGTCCTGCAGCGGGATCACATGAAGGTGGCCTTTTTCGGGCGCACCTCTAACGGCAAGAGCTCGGTGATCAACGCCATGCTGCGCGAGAAGATCCTGCCCAGCGGCATTGGGCACACCACCAACTGCTTCTGCCAAGTGGAGGGCAGCAATGGCGGCGAGGCGTACCTGATGAAGGAGGGATCCGATGAGAAGCTCAATGTGGTG AACATCAAACAACTGGCGAACGCTCTGTGCCAGGAGAAGCTCTGTGAGAGCAGCCTGGTGCGCATCTTTTGGCCCAGGGAACGCTGCAGTCTGCTGCGCGACGATGTCGTGTTTGTGGACTCGCCTGGCGTGGATGTGTCTGCCAATCTGGACGACTGGATCGACAACCATTGTCTCAACGCCGACGTCTTTGTGCTGGTCCTGAATGCCGAGTCCACGATGACGCGCGCGGAGAAGCAGTTCTTTCACACCGTCTCCCAGAAGCTGAGCAAGCCGAACATCTTCATCCTCAACAATCGCTGGGATGCCTCGGCCAACGAGCCCGAGTGCCAGGAGTCG GAACTGGCCAAG GTTAAGTCCCAGCACACGGAGCGCTGCATCGATTTCCTCACCAAAGAGCTGAAGGTGAGCAACGAGAAGGAGGCCGCCGAGAGGGTGTTCTTCGTTTCCGCCCGTGAAACGCTGCAGGCGCGCATCGAGGAGGCCAAGGGCAATCCACCGCATATGGGTGCCATTGCCGAGGGATTCCAGATGCGATACTTTGAGTTCCAGGACTTTGAGCGCAAGTTCGAGGAGTGCATCTCGCAGAGTGCCGTGAAAACCAAGTTCCAGCAGCACAGTTCGCGGGGAAAGAGCGTCTCGGGAGACATGAAGTCGATGCTGGACAACATCTACGAGCGGATCACCATATTCCGTAATCTGAAGCAGGACCAAAAGAACATGCTCACCGAACGCATCCAGGGCACCGAGACGCAAATGATGCAGGTCACCagggaaatgaaaatgaagaTCCACAACATGGTCGAGGAAGTGGAGGAGAAGGTATCGAAGGCCCTCAACGAGGAGATCTGGCGCCTGGGCGTTCTCATTGACGAGTTCAACATGCCCTTCCATCCGGAGCGTCTGGTTCTCAATATCTACAAGAAGGAGCTCAACGCGCATGTAGAGAGCGGCCTGGGCAGCAATCTGCGTGCCCGCCTCTCCATGGCGCTGGCCATGAATGTGGAGTCCGCCCAGACGGAGATGACCGACCGGATGCACGCCCTGGTGCCCAACGAACAGCTCCTGGCCACCAGCACCAAGATGGTGGTGCGCACGCAGCCCTTCGAGATGCTGTACTCGCTGAACTGCCAGAACCTCTGCGCCGACTTTCAGGAGGATCTGGAGTTCAAGTTCAGCTGGGGCATTGCGGCGATGATCCAGCGGTTCACCGGCAAGGTGCGTGAGCGCAGCAAGAAGGGTCAGCCGGCGCTGGTCAACCGACAGAGCAGTATTGGA CACAGCGTATCGACGCCCGCCACCACGCCCGTGGAGGCCACTCCCGTGTGCCTGCTGCCCGCTCCCGTTGTGGCCGGCATTACGCCCGAACAGCTGTCGCTGATCTCCCGCTTCGCGGTGTCCTCTATCGGTTCGCAGGGCACCGTGGGCGGCCTCGTCGTCGCCGGCATC GTGCTATTGAATAGCTATGTGCTGAACACCCATCACTTGCAGATGCTGAAAACGATCGGCTGGCGCGTCCTGGTGGGCGTGGGCGCCCTCTACGGCTGCATCTACCTGTACGAGCGCCTCTCGTGGACCAACTCGGCCAAGGAGCGCACCTTCAAGGGGCAGTATGTGCGCCATGCCACCAAGAAGCTCAAGATGATCGTCGACCTCACCTCGGCCAACTGCAGCCACCAGGTGCAGCA GGAGCTGTCGAGCACCTTCGCCCGCTTGTGCCGCACCGTTGACACCGCCACCACGGACATGAACGACGAGCTCAAGACACTGGACTCGCAGCTCAACATCCTGGAGGCGAACCAGAAGCAACTGAAGCTGCTCCGCAACAAGGCCAACTACATACAGAACGAGCTGGACATCTTCGAGCATAACTATATATCGCCGCAGTAG
- the Marf gene encoding transmembrane GTPase Marf isoform X4 produces MAAYLNRTISLVTGQTGPAADDDRHSSSTDTVDKSSPGSPLSRLNSTLQPSGSTTAANLLTESRLYQSNDKSPLQIFVRAKKKINDIYGEIEEYVHETTTFINALHAEAEIVDKAERELFESYVYKVAAIREVLQRDHMKVAFFGRTSNGKSSVINAMLREKILPSGIGHTTNCFCQVEGSNGGEAYLMKEGSDEKLNVVNIKQLANALCQEKLCESSLVRIFWPRERCSLLRDDVVFVDSPGVDVSANLDDWIDNHCLNADVFVLVLNAESTMTRAEKQFFHTVSQKLSKPNIFILNNRWDASANEPECQESVKSQHTERCIDFLTKELKVSNEKEAAERVFFVSARETLQARIEEAKGNPPHMGAIAEGFQMRYFEFQDFERKFEECISQSAVKTKFQQHSSRGKSVSGDMKSMLDNIYERITIFRNLKQDQKNMLTERIQGTETQMMQVTREMKMKIHNMVEEVEEKVSKALNEEIWRLGVLIDEFNMPFHPERLVLNIYKKELNAHVESGLGSNLRARLSMALAMNVESAQTEMTDRMHALVPNEQLLATSTKMVVRTQPFEMLYSLNCQNLCADFQEDLEFKFSWGIAAMIQRFTGKVRERSKKGQPALVNRQSSIGHSVSTPATTPVEATPVCLLPAPVVAGITPEQLSLISRFAVSSIGSQGTVGGLVVAGIMLKTIGWRVLVGVGALYGCIYLYERLSWTNSAKERTFKGQYVRHATKKLKMIVDLTSANCSHQVQQELSSTFARLCRTVDTATTDMNDELKTLDSQLNILEANQKQLKLLRNKANYIQNELDIFEHNYISPQ; encoded by the exons ATGGCGGCCTACCTGAACCGCACCATCTCGCTGGTGACCGGGCAAACGGGCCCCGCCGCCGACGACGACCGCCACTCCTCGTCGACGGACACGGTGGACAAATCCTCGCCCGGATCCCCCCTGTCCCGGCTCAACTCGACGTTGCAACCGTCGGGCTCCACGACGGCCGCCAACTTGCTAACCGAATCGCGGCTCTATCAATCCAACGACAAATCGCCGCTCCAGATCTTCGTGCGTGCGAAGAAGAAGATCAACGACATCTACGGGGAGATCGAGGAGTACGTTCATGAGACGACCACGTTCATCAACG CCTTGCATGCGGAGGCAGAGATCGTGGACAAGGCGGAGCGGGAGCTGTTCGAGAGCTATGTGTACAAGGTGGCCGCCATTCGCGAGGTCCTGCAGCGGGATCACATGAAGGTGGCCTTTTTCGGGCGCACCTCTAACGGCAAGAGCTCGGTGATCAACGCCATGCTGCGCGAGAAGATCCTGCCCAGCGGCATTGGGCACACCACCAACTGCTTCTGCCAAGTGGAGGGCAGCAATGGCGGCGAGGCGTACCTGATGAAGGAGGGATCCGATGAGAAGCTCAATGTGGTG AACATCAAACAACTGGCGAACGCTCTGTGCCAGGAGAAGCTCTGTGAGAGCAGCCTGGTGCGCATCTTTTGGCCCAGGGAACGCTGCAGTCTGCTGCGCGACGATGTCGTGTTTGTGGACTCGCCTGGCGTGGATGTGTCTGCCAATCTGGACGACTGGATCGACAACCATTGTCTCAACGCCGACGTCTTTGTGCTGGTCCTGAATGCCGAGTCCACGATGACGCGCGCGGAGAAGCAGTTCTTTCACACCGTCTCCCAGAAGCTGAGCAAGCCGAACATCTTCATCCTCAACAATCGCTGGGATGCCTCGGCCAACGAGCCCGAGTGCCAGGAGTCG GTTAAGTCCCAGCACACGGAGCGCTGCATCGATTTCCTCACCAAAGAGCTGAAGGTGAGCAACGAGAAGGAGGCCGCCGAGAGGGTGTTCTTCGTTTCCGCCCGTGAAACGCTGCAGGCGCGCATCGAGGAGGCCAAGGGCAATCCACCGCATATGGGTGCCATTGCCGAGGGATTCCAGATGCGATACTTTGAGTTCCAGGACTTTGAGCGCAAGTTCGAGGAGTGCATCTCGCAGAGTGCCGTGAAAACCAAGTTCCAGCAGCACAGTTCGCGGGGAAAGAGCGTCTCGGGAGACATGAAGTCGATGCTGGACAACATCTACGAGCGGATCACCATATTCCGTAATCTGAAGCAGGACCAAAAGAACATGCTCACCGAACGCATCCAGGGCACCGAGACGCAAATGATGCAGGTCACCagggaaatgaaaatgaagaTCCACAACATGGTCGAGGAAGTGGAGGAGAAGGTATCGAAGGCCCTCAACGAGGAGATCTGGCGCCTGGGCGTTCTCATTGACGAGTTCAACATGCCCTTCCATCCGGAGCGTCTGGTTCTCAATATCTACAAGAAGGAGCTCAACGCGCATGTAGAGAGCGGCCTGGGCAGCAATCTGCGTGCCCGCCTCTCCATGGCGCTGGCCATGAATGTGGAGTCCGCCCAGACGGAGATGACCGACCGGATGCACGCCCTGGTGCCCAACGAACAGCTCCTGGCCACCAGCACCAAGATGGTGGTGCGCACGCAGCCCTTCGAGATGCTGTACTCGCTGAACTGCCAGAACCTCTGCGCCGACTTTCAGGAGGATCTGGAGTTCAAGTTCAGCTGGGGCATTGCGGCGATGATCCAGCGGTTCACCGGCAAGGTGCGTGAGCGCAGCAAGAAGGGTCAGCCGGCGCTGGTCAACCGACAGAGCAGTATTGGA CACAGCGTATCGACGCCCGCCACCACGCCCGTGGAGGCCACTCCCGTGTGCCTGCTGCCCGCTCCCGTTGTGGCCGGCATTACGCCCGAACAGCTGTCGCTGATCTCCCGCTTCGCGGTGTCCTCTATCGGTTCGCAGGGCACCGTGGGCGGCCTCGTCGTCGCCGGCATC ATGCTGAAAACGATCGGCTGGCGCGTCCTGGTGGGCGTGGGCGCCCTCTACGGCTGCATCTACCTGTACGAGCGCCTCTCGTGGACCAACTCGGCCAAGGAGCGCACCTTCAAGGGGCAGTATGTGCGCCATGCCACCAAGAAGCTCAAGATGATCGTCGACCTCACCTCGGCCAACTGCAGCCACCAGGTGCAGCA GGAGCTGTCGAGCACCTTCGCCCGCTTGTGCCGCACCGTTGACACCGCCACCACGGACATGAACGACGAGCTCAAGACACTGGACTCGCAGCTCAACATCCTGGAGGCGAACCAGAAGCAACTGAAGCTGCTCCGCAACAAGGCCAACTACATACAGAACGAGCTGGACATCTTCGAGCATAACTATATATCGCCGCAGTAG
- the Marf gene encoding transmembrane GTPase Marf isoform X2 gives MAAYLNRTISLVTGQTGPAADDDRHSSSTDTVDKSSPGSPLSRLNSTLQPSGSTTAANLLTESRLYQSNDKSPLQIFVRAKKKINDIYGEIEEYVHETTTFINALHAEAEIVDKAERELFESYVYKVAAIREVLQRDHMKVAFFGRTSNGKSSVINAMLREKILPSGIGHTTNCFCQVEGSNGGEAYLMKEGSDEKLNVVNIKQLANALCQEKLCESSLVRIFWPRERCSLLRDDVVFVDSPGVDVSANLDDWIDNHCLNADVFVLVLNAESTMTRAEKQFFHTVSQKLSKPNIFILNNRWDASANEPECQESVKSQHTERCIDFLTKELKVSNEKEAAERVFFVSARETLQARIEEAKGNPPHMGAIAEGFQMRYFEFQDFERKFEECISQSAVKTKFQQHSSRGKSVSGDMKSMLDNIYERITIFRNLKQDQKNMLTERIQGTETQMMQVTREMKMKIHNMVEEVEEKVSKALNEEIWRLGVLIDEFNMPFHPERLVLNIYKKELNAHVESGLGSNLRARLSMALAMNVESAQTEMTDRMHALVPNEQLLATSTKMVVRTQPFEMLYSLNCQNLCADFQEDLEFKFSWGIAAMIQRFTGKVRERSKKGQPALVNRQSSIGHSVSTPATTPVEATPVCLLPAPVVAGITPEQLSLISRFAVSSIGSQGTVGGLVVAGIVLLNSYVLNTHHLQMLKTIGWRVLVGVGALYGCIYLYERLSWTNSAKERTFKGQYVRHATKKLKMIVDLTSANCSHQVQQELSSTFARLCRTVDTATTDMNDELKTLDSQLNILEANQKQLKLLRNKANYIQNELDIFEHNYISPQ, from the exons ATGGCGGCCTACCTGAACCGCACCATCTCGCTGGTGACCGGGCAAACGGGCCCCGCCGCCGACGACGACCGCCACTCCTCGTCGACGGACACGGTGGACAAATCCTCGCCCGGATCCCCCCTGTCCCGGCTCAACTCGACGTTGCAACCGTCGGGCTCCACGACGGCCGCCAACTTGCTAACCGAATCGCGGCTCTATCAATCCAACGACAAATCGCCGCTCCAGATCTTCGTGCGTGCGAAGAAGAAGATCAACGACATCTACGGGGAGATCGAGGAGTACGTTCATGAGACGACCACGTTCATCAACG CCTTGCATGCGGAGGCAGAGATCGTGGACAAGGCGGAGCGGGAGCTGTTCGAGAGCTATGTGTACAAGGTGGCCGCCATTCGCGAGGTCCTGCAGCGGGATCACATGAAGGTGGCCTTTTTCGGGCGCACCTCTAACGGCAAGAGCTCGGTGATCAACGCCATGCTGCGCGAGAAGATCCTGCCCAGCGGCATTGGGCACACCACCAACTGCTTCTGCCAAGTGGAGGGCAGCAATGGCGGCGAGGCGTACCTGATGAAGGAGGGATCCGATGAGAAGCTCAATGTGGTG AACATCAAACAACTGGCGAACGCTCTGTGCCAGGAGAAGCTCTGTGAGAGCAGCCTGGTGCGCATCTTTTGGCCCAGGGAACGCTGCAGTCTGCTGCGCGACGATGTCGTGTTTGTGGACTCGCCTGGCGTGGATGTGTCTGCCAATCTGGACGACTGGATCGACAACCATTGTCTCAACGCCGACGTCTTTGTGCTGGTCCTGAATGCCGAGTCCACGATGACGCGCGCGGAGAAGCAGTTCTTTCACACCGTCTCCCAGAAGCTGAGCAAGCCGAACATCTTCATCCTCAACAATCGCTGGGATGCCTCGGCCAACGAGCCCGAGTGCCAGGAGTCG GTTAAGTCCCAGCACACGGAGCGCTGCATCGATTTCCTCACCAAAGAGCTGAAGGTGAGCAACGAGAAGGAGGCCGCCGAGAGGGTGTTCTTCGTTTCCGCCCGTGAAACGCTGCAGGCGCGCATCGAGGAGGCCAAGGGCAATCCACCGCATATGGGTGCCATTGCCGAGGGATTCCAGATGCGATACTTTGAGTTCCAGGACTTTGAGCGCAAGTTCGAGGAGTGCATCTCGCAGAGTGCCGTGAAAACCAAGTTCCAGCAGCACAGTTCGCGGGGAAAGAGCGTCTCGGGAGACATGAAGTCGATGCTGGACAACATCTACGAGCGGATCACCATATTCCGTAATCTGAAGCAGGACCAAAAGAACATGCTCACCGAACGCATCCAGGGCACCGAGACGCAAATGATGCAGGTCACCagggaaatgaaaatgaagaTCCACAACATGGTCGAGGAAGTGGAGGAGAAGGTATCGAAGGCCCTCAACGAGGAGATCTGGCGCCTGGGCGTTCTCATTGACGAGTTCAACATGCCCTTCCATCCGGAGCGTCTGGTTCTCAATATCTACAAGAAGGAGCTCAACGCGCATGTAGAGAGCGGCCTGGGCAGCAATCTGCGTGCCCGCCTCTCCATGGCGCTGGCCATGAATGTGGAGTCCGCCCAGACGGAGATGACCGACCGGATGCACGCCCTGGTGCCCAACGAACAGCTCCTGGCCACCAGCACCAAGATGGTGGTGCGCACGCAGCCCTTCGAGATGCTGTACTCGCTGAACTGCCAGAACCTCTGCGCCGACTTTCAGGAGGATCTGGAGTTCAAGTTCAGCTGGGGCATTGCGGCGATGATCCAGCGGTTCACCGGCAAGGTGCGTGAGCGCAGCAAGAAGGGTCAGCCGGCGCTGGTCAACCGACAGAGCAGTATTGGA CACAGCGTATCGACGCCCGCCACCACGCCCGTGGAGGCCACTCCCGTGTGCCTGCTGCCCGCTCCCGTTGTGGCCGGCATTACGCCCGAACAGCTGTCGCTGATCTCCCGCTTCGCGGTGTCCTCTATCGGTTCGCAGGGCACCGTGGGCGGCCTCGTCGTCGCCGGCATC GTGCTATTGAATAGCTATGTGCTGAACACCCATCACTTGCAGATGCTGAAAACGATCGGCTGGCGCGTCCTGGTGGGCGTGGGCGCCCTCTACGGCTGCATCTACCTGTACGAGCGCCTCTCGTGGACCAACTCGGCCAAGGAGCGCACCTTCAAGGGGCAGTATGTGCGCCATGCCACCAAGAAGCTCAAGATGATCGTCGACCTCACCTCGGCCAACTGCAGCCACCAGGTGCAGCA GGAGCTGTCGAGCACCTTCGCCCGCTTGTGCCGCACCGTTGACACCGCCACCACGGACATGAACGACGAGCTCAAGACACTGGACTCGCAGCTCAACATCCTGGAGGCGAACCAGAAGCAACTGAAGCTGCTCCGCAACAAGGCCAACTACATACAGAACGAGCTGGACATCTTCGAGCATAACTATATATCGCCGCAGTAG